The sequence gttttaaaaaaaatgcttactCATCACTAAAAtatcatcactcatcactctataactcatcacttatcactaAAAATACTACAACTtcctaagagcattcacatcagttcttctaaattttctgtctattttacatgaaaaaacctactttttctattttacacatccacTTTTACAAAccacccacatcagtttatctattctacacatttatttattaaaatattcattattttactaatttttattattcgCTCCCTCACTGTCCCTCTTTCTCACAAACTCAcagccaccatcaccaccaccatcaccacccaGCCACCGTCACCACCATCAtcagaaaccaaacaaaaaacagaTATCAACCCACATGAAAAATCatcagaaaccaaagaaaaatccGATCAACCCACACGAAAAATCAAATTCAACATCAGATCAACCAACACCGATCAACCCACACGAAAAATCAATGCCGATCAAAACGCCATCGTCTCCATGCCTCCACGCCTCCACACATACCCAgatcaacccacaacccaaatcAACCCAGACCAAGCAAACCCCCACAAACCAAGACCAACCCACACCATAAACTCAGATTAAACCACCGTCGAGACCTCCCCACGTCGCCGCCATTGATCATTGACCCAAACCTACACCGCCACCATCGAGACCACGCCACACGCCACGCGCCGATCTCGCCATGCTGTGACCCACAGTGCCGATCTCGCCACGCTGTGAACTTCGGTGGCATGCTTTGAAcgagagagagatgtgagagagggagagagaactAAGGATGAAAGGATTGGGTGggttttttgtgagagaaagagagagcgcAGAGAGGGAGGTGAGAGACAGtggaaaggagagagaaaaaactttaaTAAACTAAATACACGAGCTACagtgcccgtgtaaatttacacgagTACTGTAGCTCGTTTAAAAATTTAGACGATTTTACACGTTTTTAAACGGACTAATGTGGGatgttttttggttcaaaatgtgtaaaagtagtcaaaatgtgtaaaatacacatttataCACAATTATACAAGGGCTggtgtgaatgctctaaggtAGTATGTTTAGCACTTATTTCCAATTTtgataacttaaaaaaaatttctttttgtggGACCCGCTACTTGAGCACCATGTCAGAGATATTGTTAGCCTACCCGCCTCACACACATTCATACCTCATTCCATTTTATGTTTCCCCTTCAGCCCTGTTTATTCTCCCAAACCCCTCCATGAACCCAGCGTAAGTCTTAGCAGGAAGGAACCCCAAATCCAATCTTCGGCTCTTCAAACCCTCACTCCGCCTCTCATAAAATGAGAACCAGCTTcggcaaagaaaaaaataaaaaataaataaaaaaaccggACCCAGATGTGTGAAGAACAGAGCAGATGAAGCCCAACAAACTTTTGTCACCTTTTCAGCTtttctcatctttctcttcCCCTACATCTCAGATCCAAACCCACCACAGCCACATCACGAATCCAAACCCCACACCCATAACCAcatctcaaaaatcaaaaccccaaaaccaCATCTCAAGTCTGAACTCCACGGCCACAAATTAGATCAGAAGCTTGAAATCACCTTTAAAATACCATACCACAGATCTTGAAAGaagaaataatgagagagagaaagaaacaagaTGAAGTTGAGAAAAGAAATgggtgaagaaaaaaagaaagataaaaatagAGCAGAAGGATCTAACACAAACTCGAAaaatactttattaaaaaaaacaattatacaGCATCAGATTTTCGTGGAGGCTGCCGGGTTTCGGCTGGAGCTGTTGGGTTTCAGATGCTCCTGTTGGGTAGCTGCTCATCTTTGGATGCAAAGGAAGAAATGAGAAGAGGAATGAGAGGAGGAAAGTGAAAAATCAATGAAATGGGTATACTATGGTAGGTGCGGGTTCAGACAGTGGAATAGAGATACCAAAGGGAAGGAAGAAAATGGCGAGAGACGTTGGGAGTGGCTGAGGTGGACTGACTTGATAGAGACACAACATGACAGTGGGTCCCACATAAGTCCAAAAATTTACATCAACGCCCACAGTAACTCAGTTTCATAACTTAAAAATACCCCCAAATGTGTTTTCAGATTTGCTAACTCGccactcaaaaataaaaaaattgagtgacaaaaaccaaaactaaaaacaaatccaaacacacccttctGCTGTGGGACccaccaattttaagttatcagctattaatttaataaagtgatagaggatgaaaaatataaaatccaaacagccccctaAGTCTTTCATAACCACACATATAACCTAAAATGATATTTTGgcttttaaataaaacaaactcGCCTTCGGGACTCTCCTTCCTTTTTGTGTAATATgaatttagaaattagaaacaAGTTGAATGGCCTAGAAGCCACTagaaatcataaaaaattagaaaccaaGTATATTTTAATGTCAACTCTacttttaagattttttaaaagcatgaacGCACCATAACCAAAACTCAAGATGCTTTTGGCTCATCCAGATCCTACCACCAATGATGAACTACCTATTTAACTATTATATTACTCCTACCACATAAACCAATAGCGATTCAGATTTTGATACACTAGAATAAAAAAACGCTTATTAAGCAGTCATTaactaattatttaataataattattatactAATCCTATCACATAAACCAATAGCAATTCAGATTTTGATACACTAACAAGAAAACACTTAACTCAGTATGGAACttccgagaaagaaaaaaaaaaaaagcagataGAGCATCGCAGTTCGCAGCTCCTTgattgcaaaacaaaaattcattacattacaaagttaaaaagttctaaagaaaatcAACGGTCAGGATTCCGCCGATCAAACaccatcatcgtcatcatcaactacacatatatatacaaaatacaaaaacaaaacgGCCTCTCCGTCACAGAAGAGAGGTGGAGCTAGATAGTACATACAGCGTTCAAAACGACGGAACGACGCCGTATCCATAGATACGTTCAACATCGACCTCGACGTCCGTACGCTTTGCGAACCTTCCTTTGATTCGCGGCCTCGTCTCTGCGTAGGCTTTTCGCGAAGCGTATCGGATCGTCTTCTCGAACTTTCGgttcttcctcttctctctgTACCTCAAAACCCTCGCTTCCCGATCCGCCGCCGAGATCTGAACCGCTCGATTCGCCGAGTCTGTTGTCGGCTTATTATAAGAATCGGATATTTCCGTCACGGTGCTTCCATCTGGAACTACACCGACATCGTGGGACGAAGAAGACACCTGAAAGAAAATTACCATATCAAATCAGAAAATCGAAGCAACCAAACACAAGTCGaagaaggaaaattatttaGGAACGTACACTCTGGCTAACGCACTGAGTGTTGTAGCCATAGGAGTAAGGTTTGGAGGCTGAGAAATCCATGTCGAAGCAGTGGTCGTTAATCAATGGAGGTTGAACATTCTTGCTCTGTACTGGTACTACTCCATCAGTACCAGAACTGTTTTGCTCCTGAGCTTCCAATTTCGGATCCACCGGCCCGTATTCCAGATCCATATACGGATCCACTTCCGGTAACAGAAACTGACCCGTATTCAGATCCGTACTCTCCATAACCTTGTTATTCGGGTTCGGAAGCAACCAAGAAGCAGCTTCGGCCTCTTCCCTGCTGACGTCAGCTTCTCCTTCCACGTCGGAGAAGTAACGTTCTTCTAGGAAGTTAACGGCGCCAGCCTTGACGGTGGCGGATTCGTAGAACGGAGTGACGGGAACGCGCTCGTGGCGGCGTGCGAGTGGGTTAGCGGAGTGGATGTCACGGTCGCACGTGACGCAGAGAGCAGCGGCGTCAGCTTTGCACGTGACGTGTGCCGGAGCTTGCTCGCAGACCTCACAGACCCACACACGCGCGTGACGCGACGCGAGCTTGTTGGCCGCGTGGATTTTGGAGTCGCAGCCTACGCAGAGGAACGCCGAGTCAGCTCGGCAGAAGATAGTCGCAGTTGCCGATTTGCACGAGTCGCAAAGCTTAGATGCCATAAGTGAGTAACTCAACTCAAGTACTCTCTCTGCACTaagctcttctttctctttcttttttttctctctctctctctctctgtttgtgtGTGGTGGTTGTTGATTATGTGTAATTTTTGGTCTATCTTGTGGGCCTAGGGAGATCTGGAGAGTGACGAATAAGAGAACGACACGTGGGAAAGGCTTAGccaaataaatgaaattaattgagttgaaaatgaaaacagtttagactataatattttcacaatattttcacaataaattataaataaataattattaattcgtaataattataatttaaatttac is a genomic window of Quercus lobata isolate SW786 chromosome 2, ValleyOak3.0 Primary Assembly, whole genome shotgun sequence containing:
- the LOC115974794 gene encoding zinc finger protein CONSTANS-LIKE 4, whose amino-acid sequence is MASKLCDSCKSATATIFCRADSAFLCVGCDSKIHAANKLASRHARVWVCEVCEQAPAHVTCKADAAALCVTCDRDIHSANPLARRHERVPVTPFYESATVKAGAVNFLEERYFSDVEGEADVSREEAEAASWLLPNPNNKVMESTDLNTGQFLLPEVDPYMDLEYGPVDPKLEAQEQNSSGTDGVVPVQSKNVQPPLINDHCFDMDFSASKPYSYGYNTQCVSQSVSSSSHDVGVVPDGSTVTEISDSYNKPTTDSANRAVQISAADREARVLRYREKRKNRKFEKTIRYASRKAYAETRPRIKGRFAKRTDVEVDVERIYGYGVVPSF